In Cumulibacter soli, one genomic interval encodes:
- a CDS encoding fatty acyl-AMP ligase, which yields MSEFLQTLLRTAREEPTRGWLETKAPNGAFVRRTWSQVHDDARRVAGGLRERGVTRGDAVALFMGSPADVAVAVQASWLIGASVTMLHQPTARTNLTTYAEQTVGVLRMIGARALIVGDPYVDLAQHFAPAADQLRARLVLMADLFDSTASIEVDVQVADEDDVALLQLTSGSTAAPKAVTITHRSLIANMQAMVIASEITDDDIMVSWLPTFHDMGMVGFLSVPMVFGFRLVKVTPADFVTSPTSWMRLISEHSATITAAPNFAYGVAARSLQKATDLDLSSLRIALNGAEPIDAATVEAFCHAGAAHGLRPGAMLCAYGMAEAALAVSFAPLDTGLVLDNVDERALSERRVAEPVDRDSGSAFALLGHPLPGIEVEVRAEDGGTCPERHVGRLTIRGTAVTSGYLTSEGYLPALDDDGWLDTGDEGYLCGGQVVVCGRLKDLIILAGRNIFPTDIERAVERVPGIRRGNSAAVSLPAGGRETVVVIAESPYHDDAEHSQRIAHEVRMAAYADLEVRVSKVVLIAPGTLPKTPSGKIQRARVRAELLRESPNADAST from the coding sequence ATGAGCGAGTTCCTGCAGACGCTGCTGCGCACTGCCCGCGAGGAACCGACGCGCGGGTGGTTGGAGACGAAGGCGCCTAACGGCGCCTTCGTCCGTCGCACCTGGTCGCAGGTGCATGACGATGCGCGCCGGGTCGCCGGGGGACTGCGCGAACGGGGCGTGACGCGCGGCGATGCAGTGGCGCTGTTCATGGGATCGCCGGCCGACGTAGCCGTAGCGGTACAGGCGTCATGGCTGATCGGCGCCAGCGTCACCATGCTGCACCAGCCGACCGCCCGCACCAACCTCACGACGTACGCCGAACAGACCGTCGGTGTGCTGCGGATGATCGGTGCGCGGGCGTTGATAGTGGGCGATCCATACGTCGATCTCGCGCAACATTTCGCGCCCGCAGCAGATCAACTGCGGGCGCGGTTAGTGCTGATGGCGGACCTGTTCGATTCCACTGCATCGATAGAAGTCGATGTGCAGGTTGCGGATGAGGACGACGTTGCGCTCCTGCAATTGACCTCGGGCTCGACCGCGGCGCCCAAGGCTGTGACCATCACGCACCGCTCGTTGATCGCGAATATGCAAGCGATGGTTATCGCGAGCGAGATCACCGATGACGACATCATGGTCTCGTGGTTGCCGACCTTCCACGATATGGGCATGGTCGGTTTCTTGAGCGTGCCGATGGTGTTCGGATTCCGCTTGGTGAAGGTGACGCCTGCTGATTTCGTGACCAGCCCGACGTCATGGATGCGGCTGATCAGCGAGCATTCCGCGACCATCACCGCGGCGCCGAACTTCGCGTACGGCGTAGCGGCGCGATCGTTGCAGAAGGCGACAGATCTCGATCTGTCATCGCTGCGGATTGCGTTGAACGGCGCTGAGCCGATCGATGCGGCGACGGTCGAGGCGTTCTGCCATGCCGGTGCTGCACATGGGTTGCGACCGGGCGCGATGCTGTGCGCGTACGGAATGGCCGAAGCCGCGTTGGCGGTATCGTTCGCGCCGTTGGATACCGGTCTGGTACTGGACAACGTCGATGAGCGAGCGCTGAGTGAGCGGCGGGTGGCCGAACCAGTCGATCGCGACAGCGGGTCGGCATTCGCGCTGCTAGGGCACCCCTTGCCAGGGATCGAAGTCGAGGTACGGGCCGAGGATGGGGGCACCTGTCCAGAACGACACGTGGGCAGGCTCACCATCCGCGGCACTGCGGTGACCAGCGGGTACCTGACCAGTGAAGGGTATCTGCCGGCGCTGGATGACGACGGTTGGTTGGACACTGGCGACGAGGGCTACCTGTGCGGCGGCCAGGTGGTGGTCTGTGGTCGGCTGAAGGACCTGATCATCCTTGCCGGTCGCAATATCTTTCCAACCGACATCGAACGCGCGGTTGAACGCGTACCAGGGATCCGACGGGGTAATAGCGCCGCCGTATCTCTGCCCGCCGGTGGCCGCGAGACAGTTGTGGTGATCGCCGAATCGCCGTACCACGACGATGCAGAGCATTCGCAACGGATCGCGCACGAGGTACGGATGGCGGCGTACGCCGATCTAGAGGTGCGCGTATCGAAGGTGGTACTCATCGCGCCGGGCACGCTGCCGAAGACACCATCGGGCAAGATTCAGCGGGCGCGGGTCCGGGCTGAGTTGCTGCGGGAATCCCCGAACGCCGATGCCTCGACATAA
- the ccrA gene encoding crotonyl-CoA carboxylase/reductase produces MSMNQILDAILSGDTSGIGSIEVPKSYEAIVVREDEQNMFDGLASWDKDPRQSLHLQEVDTPELGPGEAQIAVMASSVNYNTVWTSIFEPMSTFGFLKRYGRTSDLAKRHDLPYHIVGSDLAGVILRVGPGVSKWKPGDEVVAHCLSVELEDPQGHDDTMLDPQQRIWGFETNFGGLAQIALVKSNQLMPKPKHLSWEEAASPGLVNSTAYRQLVSKNGANMKQGDVVLIWGASGGLGSYATQMALNGGAIPVCVVSSPDKADICRSMGAELVIDRKAEGYKFWKDEHTQDPNEWKRFGSKIRELTGGEDIDVVFEHPGRETFGASVYVTKRGGTITTCASTSGFMHEFDNRYLWMNLKRIVGSHFANYREAWEANRLIEKGLIHPTLSKVYPLAETGQAALDVHQNLHQGKVGVLCLAPEEGLGVSDQEKRDALLPKINRFRNL; encoded by the coding sequence ATGTCCATGAACCAGATCCTCGACGCGATTCTCAGCGGCGACACCTCCGGCATCGGTTCCATCGAGGTTCCGAAGTCCTACGAAGCGATCGTCGTCCGCGAAGACGAACAGAACATGTTTGACGGCCTGGCCTCGTGGGACAAGGACCCGCGCCAGAGCCTGCACCTACAAGAAGTTGACACCCCCGAACTTGGCCCGGGCGAGGCGCAGATCGCGGTGATGGCGTCCTCGGTCAACTACAACACCGTGTGGACGTCGATCTTCGAACCGATGTCGACCTTCGGATTTCTCAAGCGGTACGGACGCACCAGTGATCTGGCCAAGCGCCACGACCTGCCGTATCACATCGTCGGCTCCGACCTCGCCGGCGTGATTTTGCGCGTCGGCCCGGGCGTCTCGAAGTGGAAGCCCGGCGACGAGGTCGTCGCCCACTGCCTGTCGGTCGAACTCGAAGACCCGCAGGGCCACGACGACACGATGCTCGACCCCCAGCAGCGCATTTGGGGCTTCGAGACCAACTTCGGTGGACTGGCTCAGATCGCACTGGTCAAGTCCAATCAGCTCATGCCCAAGCCCAAGCACCTCAGCTGGGAGGAGGCCGCCTCCCCCGGCCTGGTGAACTCGACCGCGTACCGGCAGTTGGTCTCCAAGAACGGCGCCAACATGAAACAGGGCGATGTCGTGTTGATCTGGGGCGCTTCCGGCGGTCTCGGCTCGTACGCGACCCAGATGGCGCTCAACGGCGGTGCGATTCCGGTCTGCGTCGTGTCCTCCCCCGATAAGGCCGACATCTGCCGGTCGATGGGCGCCGAACTGGTCATCGACCGCAAGGCCGAGGGCTACAAGTTCTGGAAAGACGAGCACACCCAGGACCCCAACGAGTGGAAGCGATTCGGCAGCAAGATCCGCGAACTCACCGGCGGTGAAGACATCGACGTCGTGTTCGAGCATCCCGGCCGCGAGACCTTCGGCGCATCGGTGTACGTCACCAAGCGCGGCGGCACCATCACCACGTGCGCCTCGACGTCCGGCTTCATGCATGAGTTCGACAACCGGTACCTGTGGATGAACCTCAAGCGCATCGTGGGCTCACACTTCGCCAACTATCGCGAGGCATGGGAAGCCAACAGGCTGATCGAGAAGGGTTTGATCCACCCGACTCTGTCAAAGGTCTACCCCTTGGCAGAGACGGGACAGGCGGCCCTCGACGTGCACCAGAACCTGCATCAGGGCAAGGTCGGCGTGCTGTGCCTGGCGCCCGAGGAAGGGCTCGGCGTCAGCGATCAGGAAAAGCGCGACGCGTTGCTGCCGAAGATTAATCGATTCCGTAACCTCTAG
- the mce gene encoding methylmalonyl-CoA epimerase, with the protein MFTEINHVGIAVADLDKAIEYYSTVFGMQLAHEEVNEEQGVREAMMAVGDSGSSIQLLAPLNENSTIAKFLDKNGPGMQQMAYTVEDIEAVSATLRERGVRLLYPEPKRGTADSRINFIHPKDAGGVLVELVQPAEGAH; encoded by the coding sequence ATGTTCACCGAGATCAATCACGTAGGCATCGCCGTAGCCGACCTGGATAAGGCGATCGAGTACTACTCGACGGTCTTCGGTATGCAGCTGGCGCATGAAGAAGTCAACGAGGAGCAGGGCGTGCGCGAGGCCATGATGGCCGTAGGCGATTCCGGTTCGAGCATCCAGCTCCTGGCTCCGCTGAACGAGAACAGCACCATCGCCAAGTTCCTCGACAAGAACGGACCTGGCATGCAGCAGATGGCGTACACCGTCGAAGACATCGAGGCGGTCAGCGCGACGCTGCGCGAGCGTGGCGTTCGCTTGCTCTACCCCGAGCCGAAGCGCGGCACCGCCGACTCCCGGATCAACTTCATTCACCCGAAGGACGCCGGCGGCGTACTCGTCGAGCTGGTACAGCCCGCCGAGGGCGCCCACTAG
- a CDS encoding acetyl-CoA C-acetyltransferase codes for MAEKSARTSVIVSGARTPMGRLQGSLKGFSGAQLGGVAIKAALQRAGIAGEQVDYVIMGQVLQAGAGQIPSRQASVAAGIPMSVPSLTINKVCLSGLDAIALADQLVRAGEFDVVVAGGMESMTNAPHLLPGSRAGYKYGAFEVLDAMAYDGLTDAFDHVSMGESTEAHNGKLNISREEQDEFAARSHQRAAAAIDQGRFAEEITPVEIPQRKGEPIVFDTDEGVRADTTVESLAKLKAAFAKDGTITAGTASQISDGACAVVVMSKEKATELGLEILAEIGAHGNVAGPDNSLQSQPSNAINNALKKSGRALSEMDLVEINEAFAAVGIQSMRDLGIDADKVNVDGGAIALGHPIGMSGARLVLHLIYALRSRGGGSGIAALCGGGGQGDALIVDVPAPAAK; via the coding sequence ATGGCCGAGAAGTCTGCCCGTACGTCCGTCATCGTTTCCGGGGCGCGCACCCCTATGGGCCGTCTGCAAGGCTCGCTCAAGGGTTTCTCCGGCGCCCAACTCGGCGGCGTCGCTATCAAGGCCGCGCTGCAGCGCGCCGGCATCGCTGGTGAGCAGGTCGACTACGTAATCATGGGCCAGGTGCTGCAGGCGGGCGCCGGCCAGATCCCGTCACGTCAGGCCTCCGTCGCCGCCGGGATCCCGATGAGTGTCCCGTCGCTGACCATCAACAAGGTGTGCTTGTCGGGCTTGGATGCGATTGCGCTCGCCGACCAGTTGGTGCGCGCCGGCGAGTTCGATGTCGTCGTTGCCGGCGGTATGGAGTCGATGACCAACGCGCCGCATCTTCTTCCCGGCTCGCGTGCCGGTTACAAGTATGGCGCGTTCGAGGTGCTCGACGCGATGGCGTACGACGGTTTGACCGATGCGTTCGATCATGTCTCGATGGGCGAGTCGACCGAGGCGCACAACGGAAAGTTGAACATCTCTCGCGAAGAGCAGGACGAGTTCGCGGCCCGTTCACACCAGCGCGCGGCGGCCGCGATCGATCAAGGGCGTTTCGCTGAGGAAATCACCCCAGTCGAGATCCCGCAGCGCAAGGGCGAGCCGATCGTGTTCGACACCGACGAAGGCGTGCGCGCCGACACGACCGTCGAATCGCTGGCCAAGCTCAAGGCCGCCTTCGCCAAGGACGGCACGATCACCGCGGGTACCGCATCGCAGATTTCGGACGGCGCCTGCGCGGTTGTCGTGATGAGCAAAGAGAAGGCCACCGAACTCGGCCTGGAGATTCTCGCCGAGATCGGCGCGCACGGGAACGTCGCCGGACCGGACAACTCGCTGCAATCGCAGCCATCGAATGCGATCAACAACGCGCTGAAGAAGTCGGGTCGTGCGTTGAGTGAGATGGACCTGGTCGAGATCAACGAAGCCTTCGCCGCCGTCGGTATTCAGTCGATGCGCGATCTGGGCATCGACGCCGACAAGGTGAATGTGGACGGCGGCGCGATTGCGCTCGGGCACCCGATCGGTATGTCCGGCGCGCGCCTGGTGCTGCACTTGATCTACGCGCTTCGCTCGCGTGGCGGTGGCTCCGGCATCGCGGCGTTGTGTGGCGGCGGCGGTCAGGGCGATGCGTTGATCGTTGATGTCCCGGCGCCCGCGGCCAAGTAA
- the meaB gene encoding methylmalonyl Co-A mutase-associated GTPase MeaB, giving the protein MAALTRTASVSELVERAREGNARAVARLISLVEDASPKLREVAAELAPHTGRATIVGLTGSPGVGKSTSTSALVRAFRKQGKRVGVLAIDPSSPFSGGALLGDRIRMQDHATDPGVFIRSMSSRGHLGGLAWATPQALRVLDGTGFDVVLIETVGVGQAEVEIASTADTTLVLLAPGMGDGIQAAKAGILEIADAFVVNKADRDGADNVVRDLRNMLGLGGRHSEAGAWRPSIVKTIAEKEEGVEDVVEAIENHRAWMIDKGVLTERRIARASGEILAISMTTLRERMGDLSGRASLRKLSEQVAAGETDPYLASDTIVAELGA; this is encoded by the coding sequence ATGGCGGCTCTGACTCGAACGGCGAGCGTCTCCGAACTCGTCGAGCGTGCACGTGAGGGCAATGCTCGCGCGGTCGCTCGGTTGATCTCGCTCGTGGAGGACGCTTCGCCGAAGTTGCGGGAGGTCGCGGCCGAGCTTGCCCCGCACACCGGCCGCGCCACCATCGTGGGTCTGACCGGTTCGCCGGGCGTGGGAAAGTCGACGTCGACGTCCGCGCTGGTGCGTGCCTTCCGCAAACAAGGTAAGCGGGTCGGCGTGCTGGCGATCGACCCGAGTTCACCGTTCTCCGGCGGAGCGCTACTGGGCGACCGGATCCGGATGCAGGATCACGCCACCGATCCCGGCGTGTTCATTCGATCGATGTCTTCCCGCGGCCACCTGGGTGGACTGGCGTGGGCGACTCCTCAGGCGCTGCGAGTGCTGGACGGGACGGGCTTTGACGTCGTCCTGATCGAGACTGTCGGCGTCGGGCAGGCCGAGGTGGAGATCGCTTCGACGGCTGATACGACGCTGGTCCTGCTCGCGCCGGGGATGGGCGACGGAATCCAGGCCGCGAAGGCCGGCATCCTGGAGATCGCCGACGCGTTCGTGGTGAACAAGGCCGATCGTGACGGCGCCGACAATGTGGTGCGAGACTTGCGCAACATGCTGGGTCTGGGAGGTCGGCACTCCGAAGCCGGCGCCTGGCGTCCGTCGATCGTCAAGACGATCGCGGAGAAGGAAGAAGGCGTCGAGGACGTCGTTGAGGCCATCGAGAACCATCGCGCGTGGATGATCGACAAGGGTGTCCTGACCGAGCGGCGCATTGCGCGCGCATCGGGTGAGATCCTCGCGATCTCCATGACCACGCTGCGTGAGCGGATGGGTGATCTGTCCGGGCGGGCTTCGTTGCGCAAACTGTCCGAGCAGGTTGCCGCGGGTGAAACCGACCCGTACCTCGCCTCGGACACGATTGTCGCGGAGCTGGGCGCGTAG
- a CDS encoding MarR family winged helix-turn-helix transcriptional regulator yields the protein MSTLPLPFDPIDRAATNWEQVWGDATRMRLATSVMRVQQLLINSYDEVLRPHGLTFARFEALALLRFSRAGSLPMKIIGDRLQVHPTSVTNIVERLSAAGLVERRPNPRDGRGVLAELTDHGRTVVEAAAKDLMQRDFSLGALDDAEVGAVVATFTRLRHSVGDFE from the coding sequence GTGAGTACGTTGCCGTTGCCTTTCGACCCCATCGATCGCGCTGCTACCAATTGGGAGCAGGTGTGGGGCGATGCGACCCGGATGCGGCTGGCCACCTCAGTGATGCGGGTGCAGCAGTTGCTGATCAATTCCTACGACGAGGTGCTGCGCCCACATGGGTTGACATTCGCCCGGTTCGAGGCGTTGGCGCTGCTGCGGTTCTCCCGCGCCGGGTCGTTGCCGATGAAGATTATCGGCGATCGGCTGCAGGTGCACCCGACGTCCGTGACGAACATTGTCGAGCGGCTCTCGGCCGCGGGGCTGGTCGAGCGCCGTCCGAACCCGCGCGACGGCCGCGGTGTGCTGGCGGAGTTGACCGATCATGGTCGCACGGTGGTGGAGGCTGCGGCCAAGGATCTGATGCAGCGCGATTTCTCCTTGGGGGCCCTCGATGACGCCGAGGTCGGCGCCGTCGTGGCAACCTTCACTCGGCTGAGGCACAGCGTGGGCGACTTCGAATAG
- a CDS encoding acyl-CoA mutase large subunit family protein, with translation MTAENPARARWQRAYDEAIAKGRYVDRDYTTLSGVEVAPVYGPADESAVEDFERIGYPGQFPFTRGLHATGYRGRPWTIRQFAGFGNAQQTNERYKMILGAGGGGLSVAFDMPTLMGRDSDDGLSIGEVGHCGVAIDSAADMDILFDGINLQDVTTSMTISGPAVPVFCMYIVAAERQGADISKLNGTLQTDIFKEYIAQKEWLFAPEPHLRLIGDLMEYTSADIPAYKPLSVSGYHIREAGSTAAQELAYTLADGFGYVELGQSRGLDVDVFAPGLSFFFDAHVDFFEEIAKFRAARRIWARWLRDVYGAKSEKAQQLRFHTQTAGVSLTAQQPDNNIVRTAIEALSAVLGGTNSLHTNALDEVLALPSEHAAQIALRTQQVIMEETGVLNVADPLGGSWYVEELTDKIEAEAEKIFERIMRFGGGKDAQHEIGPITSGLLRGIEEGYFMSEIADAAFIYQASLEKGDKKVVGVNTLTSTDEQELEILRVSHEVELEQRRVLEARKAGRDEAKVSGALDDMIAAARGSQNMIPSMLEACRAEATLGEICNALRDEWGVYREPARF, from the coding sequence ATGACTGCAGAGAACCCCGCCCGCGCACGTTGGCAGCGGGCGTACGACGAGGCGATCGCCAAGGGTCGGTACGTCGATCGCGACTACACGACGCTGTCCGGTGTTGAGGTAGCGCCGGTCTACGGACCTGCCGACGAAAGCGCGGTCGAGGACTTCGAGCGCATCGGATACCCGGGTCAGTTCCCATTCACTCGCGGCCTGCACGCCACCGGATACCGCGGTCGCCCATGGACGATCCGCCAGTTCGCCGGCTTCGGCAACGCCCAGCAGACCAACGAGCGTTACAAGATGATCCTCGGCGCCGGCGGTGGCGGCTTGTCGGTCGCCTTCGACATGCCCACGCTCATGGGTCGCGATTCGGACGACGGTCTGTCCATCGGCGAAGTCGGTCACTGTGGTGTCGCGATCGACTCCGCGGCGGACATGGACATCCTGTTCGACGGCATCAACCTGCAGGACGTCACCACCTCGATGACCATTTCGGGGCCAGCGGTGCCGGTGTTCTGCATGTACATCGTCGCCGCTGAGCGTCAGGGCGCCGACATCAGCAAACTCAATGGCACCCTGCAGACGGACATCTTCAAGGAGTACATCGCGCAGAAGGAGTGGCTGTTCGCTCCGGAGCCGCACCTGCGCCTGATCGGTGACCTGATGGAGTACACCTCCGCAGACATCCCGGCGTACAAGCCGCTGTCTGTCTCGGGGTACCACATCCGCGAGGCCGGATCGACCGCCGCACAAGAACTGGCCTACACCCTTGCCGACGGTTTCGGATACGTCGAACTCGGTCAGTCTCGCGGCCTGGACGTCGACGTGTTCGCGCCAGGTCTGTCGTTCTTCTTCGATGCGCACGTCGATTTCTTCGAGGAGATCGCGAAGTTCCGCGCCGCTCGTCGCATCTGGGCGCGCTGGCTGCGGGACGTGTACGGCGCGAAGAGTGAGAAGGCGCAGCAGTTGCGCTTCCACACCCAGACCGCGGGTGTGTCGTTGACGGCGCAGCAGCCTGACAACAACATTGTGCGGACCGCGATCGAGGCACTGTCGGCGGTGCTCGGTGGCACTAACTCGCTGCACACCAACGCGCTCGACGAGGTACTGGCACTGCCGTCCGAACACGCCGCGCAGATCGCGCTGCGCACGCAGCAGGTCATCATGGAAGAGACTGGCGTGCTCAATGTCGCCGACCCGCTCGGTGGCTCCTGGTACGTCGAGGAGCTGACGGACAAGATCGAGGCCGAGGCCGAGAAGATCTTCGAGCGGATCATGCGCTTCGGTGGCGGCAAGGATGCCCAGCACGAGATCGGCCCGATCACCTCGGGTCTGCTGCGTGGCATCGAAGAGGGTTACTTCATGTCCGAGATCGCCGACGCCGCGTTCATCTACCAGGCGTCGCTGGAAAAGGGCGACAAGAAGGTTGTCGGCGTCAACACGCTGACCTCCACCGATGAGCAGGAGCTCGAGATCCTGCGCGTCAGCCACGAAGTAGAGCTTGAGCAGCGGCGCGTGCTGGAAGCCCGTAAGGCCGGTCGTGACGAAGCCAAGGTCTCCGGGGCGCTCGACGACATGATCGCGGCCGCACGTGGGTCACAGAACATGATCCCGTCCATGCTCGAAGCATGTCGGGCCGAAGCGACGCTGGGCGAGATCTGCAACGCGCTACGCGACGAGTGGGGCGTGTACCGCGAGCCGGCGCGCTTCTGA
- a CDS encoding maleylpyruvate isomerase family mycothiol-dependent enzyme, with amino-acid sequence MQTRLSDTAYLDSLDRSTASIAALASSMDTASHIPSCPNWNVRDLLEHLGGVHAWSRSVIAGGNPRDPKPLLNGAEPVAWYADQAAAMLEAMRAVDPQQSSWSFRPAEPVAAFWFRRQAHETEMHLLDLALAAGEVDAHSPALAADGVSETLDVMVPRMNRDRRVAVAAPILFSATDTGGHWLIRPASEPAVVDYTYSEGPAPEQAAVRVSATADALLTGMWRRTPYQGWEISGDVAVLTELMDSSLTP; translated from the coding sequence ATGCAGACTCGCCTCAGCGATACCGCGTACCTCGATTCTTTGGATCGCTCCACCGCAAGTATCGCGGCGCTCGCCAGCAGTATGGACACCGCCAGCCACATACCTTCGTGCCCGAACTGGAACGTGCGGGACCTGCTTGAGCACCTCGGTGGTGTGCACGCGTGGTCACGCAGCGTGATTGCCGGCGGCAACCCCCGTGATCCGAAGCCGCTGTTGAACGGCGCAGAGCCGGTTGCCTGGTACGCCGACCAAGCAGCCGCCATGCTCGAAGCGATGCGCGCTGTTGATCCCCAGCAGTCTTCGTGGTCATTCCGCCCAGCCGAGCCGGTGGCGGCGTTCTGGTTCCGGCGTCAAGCGCACGAGACCGAGATGCACCTCCTCGATCTCGCGCTCGCCGCCGGTGAGGTGGACGCGCACAGCCCGGCGCTGGCTGCGGACGGCGTGTCCGAGACACTGGATGTGATGGTGCCGCGGATGAATCGTGATCGCCGCGTCGCCGTGGCTGCGCCGATTCTGTTCTCAGCCACCGACACCGGCGGGCATTGGCTGATCCGTCCGGCCAGCGAGCCCGCGGTCGTCGACTACACATATTCTGAGGGCCCAGCACCCGAGCAGGCTGCCGTACGCGTCTCGGCGACCGCGGACGCTCTGCTCACGGGTATGTGGCGGCGTACGCCGTACCAAGGCTGGGAAATCTCTGGGGATGTTGCGGTGTTGACTGAACTGATGGACTCATCGCTCACTCCGTGA
- a CDS encoding tetratricopeptide repeat protein, which yields MTRPRPEQAAALSAALSGAVDLSGLKARAEAARNPAAPDDASAPTAEGAAPGGQEPPAAGGQFVVEVTEANLQQVLEQSMQVPVILEFWIANADQSQQYGDTFIRLAEEGQGTWLLGRVEVESQMRVAQAMRLQGVPAVRAVFQGQMVAEFDGLQPEQQVREFLKAVVEGTGGTLPEGAGPQEDPRVEQAEAAVAAGELDRAEELYQSLLADQPAHPLAKDAITQIQLMKRLDASADSDGSDVIAQADASPEDLQLAFKAADLQIAAGQYDSAFGRLLTFVRGTDQDAKDQARERLIELFAIVGNAEPAVATARRDLASALF from the coding sequence GTGACCCGACCCCGTCCCGAACAGGCCGCAGCACTCTCCGCCGCATTGTCTGGCGCTGTCGACCTCAGCGGTCTGAAGGCCCGCGCCGAGGCGGCGCGTAACCCAGCGGCTCCCGACGATGCCTCCGCGCCGACGGCCGAGGGCGCGGCCCCCGGCGGCCAGGAGCCACCCGCTGCCGGCGGCCAGTTCGTGGTCGAGGTGACCGAGGCCAACCTGCAGCAGGTTCTCGAACAGTCCATGCAGGTGCCGGTGATCCTGGAGTTCTGGATCGCGAACGCCGATCAGTCGCAGCAATACGGTGACACGTTCATTCGACTCGCTGAAGAGGGTCAGGGCACATGGCTTCTGGGGCGAGTCGAAGTCGAGTCTCAGATGCGCGTTGCACAGGCGATGCGGCTACAGGGCGTGCCCGCTGTTCGCGCCGTATTCCAAGGGCAGATGGTCGCCGAGTTTGATGGACTGCAGCCCGAACAGCAGGTTCGCGAGTTCCTCAAAGCAGTTGTCGAAGGCACCGGGGGAACACTGCCCGAAGGCGCCGGTCCCCAGGAGGATCCTCGCGTGGAGCAGGCTGAGGCCGCCGTCGCTGCCGGCGAGTTGGACCGAGCCGAGGAGTTGTACCAATCGCTGCTGGCTGATCAGCCGGCTCACCCGCTGGCTAAGGACGCCATCACGCAGATTCAGTTGATGAAGCGGTTGGATGCCTCCGCGGACAGCGACGGCTCAGATGTGATCGCGCAGGCCGATGCGTCGCCGGAAGACCTGCAGTTAGCCTTCAAGGCCGCGGATCTGCAGATCGCGGCGGGGCAGTATGACTCGGCATTCGGTCGGCTGTTGACGTTCGTGCGCGGCACCGATCAGGATGCGAAGGATCAGGCGCGCGAGCGGCTGATCGAACTGTTCGCGATCGTCGGAAACGCTGAGCCGGCAGTGGCCACAGCCCGCCGAGACCTAGCCTCGGCGCTCTTCTAG